Proteins from one Scylla paramamosain isolate STU-SP2022 chromosome 3, ASM3559412v1, whole genome shotgun sequence genomic window:
- the LOC135093235 gene encoding uncharacterized protein LOC135093235, whose product MALSWTLVVTGLVVALPAAHPHPHPYPHTHAMCVMMDRPYQGARHLLAGSLPHCLRDIKPFKYHRSALRRCKNQVKKSLIMDRGDFKKDLLDPETMEGVMAEAWEGVAACLVERLQLKMEDGTLDTKKLVRVTAGMGGKDIWKVKYMRAMVITCADNTTADNATQQLKDVMECVRAGALEFCESKMAFAKQWLQSSAEVSVCSSVVVPPEPREACVACAEELGVSEAMCGSDGTESDTLEEEDGKTIHLPDSMQLDPEEAEWAVRLCASERLGWYRPTEGFLFTEMSEAIANFTGWEDIPQVRDNVTQTIVDCAPSFEGDVQVQAALWTSCFMTTIFDTCGFRSNLTAMFFPGLHHTMRREVRQLMRGLVEVGDLGDDDDDLDESDAELVDAGLLQSSLMEETQMEDGGTDGPKVRSASMKDHSTSGSGKMDKQNETKVGHEPATSEPSEDVSSDRPLEADPSGTPSGESIGTPPADSTQEGSSGSVDDTSEKVSAEPSEKVLDEAK is encoded by the exons ATGGCGCTGAGCTGGACCTTGGTGGTGACAGGGCTTGTGGTAGCTCTGCCTGCcgctcacccacacccacacccatacCCGCACACCCATG CGATGTGCGTGATGATGGACAGGCCATACCAGGGGGCGCGGCACCTGTTGGCTGGCAGCCTGCCTCACTGCCTGCGGGACATCAAGCCGTTCAAGTACCACCGCTCTGCCCTCAGACGCTGCAAGAACCAG GTCAAGAAGAGTCTCATCATGGATAGGGGGGACTTCAAGAAGGATCTGCTCGATCCGGAGACTATGGAAG GTGTGATGGCGGAGGCGTGGGAGGGCGTGGCGGCGTGTCTGGTTGAGAGGCTGCAGCTGAAGATGGAGGACGGTACACTGGACACCAAGAAGCTGGTCAGGGTTACTGCtgggatgggaggaaaggacatTTGG AAAGTGAAGTACATGCGAGCGATGGTGATCACCTGTGCTGACAACACCACTGCCGATAATGCCACACAG CAACTGAAGGACGTGATGGAGTGCGTGCGGGCGGGTGCGCTAGAGTTCTGTGAGAGTAAGATGGCGTTCGCTAAACAGTGGTTGCAGTCCTCCGCTGAAGTGTCTGTCTGTAGCTCTGTGGTGGTGCCTCCTGAG CCCCGGGAGGCGTGTGTGGCGTGCGCGGAGGAGCTGGGCGTGTCCGAGGCAATGTGTGGCAGCG ACGGTACAGAGAGCGACACtctggaagaggaagacggcAAGACAATTCACTTACCGGACAGTATGCAGCTTGACCCAGAGGAG gcGGAGTGGGCGGTTCGGCTGTGTGCTAGTGAGCGGCTGGGTTGGTATCGCCCCACGGAAGGCTTCCTCTTCACCGAGATGAGCGAGGCCATCGCAAACTTCACTGGCTGGGAGGACATTCCGCAG GTGCGGGACAACGTGACCCAGACCATTGTAGACTGCGCGCCGTCCTTCGAGGGAGACGTGCAGGTGCAGGCTGCGCTGTGGACCTCCTGCTTCATGACCACCATTTTTGACACGTGTGGCTTCAGGA GCAACCTCACCGCCATGTTCTTCCCGGGTCTACACCACACCATGCGCCGTGAGGTGAGGCAGCTGATGCGCGGCCTGGTGGAGGTGGGCGACCTGggcgacgacgatgatgacCTGGACGAGAGTGACGCTGAGCTGGTTGATG CCGGGCTGCTGCAGAGTTCTCTCATGGAGGAGACGCAGATGGAGGATGGTGGCACCGACGGTCCGAAAGTCAGGTCCGCCAGTATGAAG GACCACAGCACGAGTGGCTCCGGGAAGATGGATAAACAAAATGAGACTAAAGTTGGCCACGAGCCGGCGACCAGCGAGCCCTCGGAGGATGTCTCCAGTGACAGGCCTCTGGAGGCAGACCCTAGCGGCACCCCTTCTGGCGAGTCGATTGGCACTCCTCCCGCTGACTCCACGCAGGAAGGGTCCAGCGGCAGCGTGGACGACACCTCTGAGAAGGTATCGGCTGAACCTTCGGAAAAGGTGCTCGATGAGGCTAAATAG
- the LOC135093259 gene encoding cytochrome c oxidase copper chaperone-like isoform X1: MRGRGLREEMDAVLPQSSLPDTRRSTGPRHTFRMSDEQPTTSIPAEGDAPACPETNTALQQCITENGETNCAALLEAHQECLKKLGMQLVTE; this comes from the exons ATGCGTGGGCGTGGTCTAAGAGAGGAGATGGACGCTGTACTCCCTCAGTCCTCACTGCCAGACACACGCAGATCCACCGGCCCCCGACACACATTCAG AATGTCCGACGAACAGCCGACGACCTCTATCCCCGCTGAGGGTGATGCTCCTGCCTGCCCAGAGACCAACACTGCCCTTCAACAGTg CATAACTGAGAACGGGGAGACGAACTGCGCAGCGCTACTGGAGGCCCACCAGGAGTGTCTAAAGAAATTGGGCATGCAG CTGGTGACCGAGTGA
- the LOC135093259 gene encoding cytochrome c oxidase copper chaperone-like isoform X2 translates to MRGRGLREEMDAVLPQSSLPDTRRSTGPRHTFRMSDEQPTTSIPAEGDAPACPETNTALQQCITENGETNCAALLEAHQECLKKLGMQV, encoded by the exons ATGCGTGGGCGTGGTCTAAGAGAGGAGATGGACGCTGTACTCCCTCAGTCCTCACTGCCAGACACACGCAGATCCACCGGCCCCCGACACACATTCAG AATGTCCGACGAACAGCCGACGACCTCTATCCCCGCTGAGGGTGATGCTCCTGCCTGCCCAGAGACCAACACTGCCCTTCAACAGTg CATAACTGAGAACGGGGAGACGAACTGCGCAGCGCTACTGGAGGCCCACCAGGAGTGTCTAAAGAAATTGGGCATGCAGGTGTGA